The following are encoded together in the Kribbella voronezhensis genome:
- the argH gene encoding argininosuccinate lyase, translating to MNSAALWGGRFAGGPADALAALSKSTHFDWRLAPYDIAGSKAHAKVLHRAGLLTDDDLAKMLTGLDELLADVLSGAFVAAENDEDVHTALERGLLDRLGAELGGRLRAGRSRNDQIATLFKVFLRDHGRIIARLVLDQITTLADQAEQHLGVAMPGRTHLQHAQPVLLSHHLLAHAWPLVRDLDRLRDWDNRVAADSPYGAGALAGSSLGLDPVFVATELGFTGSSANSIDGTAARDFVAEFAFVTAQIGVDLSRQAEEVIIWATKEFGFVQLDDAYSTGSSIMPQKKNPDIAELARGKSGRLIGNVTGLLATLKAQPLAYNRDLQEDKEPVFDSVDTLEVLLPAFTGMIRTLRFNVERLEELAPQGFSLATDIAEWLVKQKVPFRIAHEVAGACVQECEKRGIELWDLSDDDLAAISPELTPEVRTVLSVEGSIASRNGRGGTAGDRVAEQLAELRARAADHAKHLG from the coding sequence ATGAATTCCGCCGCACTCTGGGGTGGCCGGTTCGCCGGTGGTCCCGCGGACGCCTTGGCAGCGCTGAGCAAGTCGACCCACTTCGACTGGCGGCTCGCGCCGTACGACATCGCCGGCTCCAAGGCTCACGCCAAGGTGCTGCACAGAGCCGGGCTGCTCACCGACGACGACCTCGCCAAGATGCTGACCGGGCTCGACGAACTGCTGGCGGACGTCCTGTCCGGTGCCTTCGTGGCCGCCGAGAACGACGAAGACGTGCACACCGCGCTCGAACGCGGTCTACTCGATCGTCTGGGCGCCGAGCTCGGCGGCCGGCTCAGGGCCGGGCGGTCCCGCAACGACCAGATCGCCACCCTGTTCAAGGTGTTCCTGCGCGACCACGGCCGGATCATCGCCCGGCTCGTCCTCGATCAGATCACCACCCTCGCCGACCAGGCCGAACAGCACCTCGGCGTCGCGATGCCCGGCCGGACCCACCTTCAGCACGCCCAGCCGGTGCTGCTCTCGCATCACCTGCTCGCCCACGCGTGGCCGCTGGTCCGCGACCTCGACCGGTTGCGGGACTGGGACAACCGGGTCGCCGCCGATTCGCCGTACGGGGCCGGTGCGCTGGCCGGCTCGTCGCTCGGGCTGGACCCGGTCTTCGTAGCCACCGAGCTCGGCTTCACCGGCTCGTCGGCGAACTCGATCGACGGGACCGCGGCCCGCGACTTCGTGGCCGAGTTCGCCTTCGTCACCGCGCAGATCGGCGTCGACCTGTCCCGGCAGGCCGAAGAGGTGATCATCTGGGCGACCAAGGAGTTCGGGTTCGTCCAGCTGGACGACGCGTACTCGACCGGGTCGAGCATCATGCCGCAGAAGAAGAACCCGGACATCGCCGAACTGGCCCGCGGCAAGTCCGGCCGGCTGATCGGCAACGTCACCGGGCTGCTCGCGACACTGAAGGCGCAGCCGCTGGCGTACAACCGGGACCTGCAGGAGGACAAGGAACCGGTCTTCGACTCCGTGGACACGCTCGAGGTGCTGTTGCCCGCGTTCACCGGGATGATCCGGACCTTGCGTTTCAACGTGGAGCGGCTGGAGGAACTGGCGCCGCAGGGGTTCTCGCTGGCGACCGACATCGCCGAGTGGCTGGTGAAGCAGAAGGTGCCGTTCCGGATCGCTCACGAAGTCGCCGGTGCGTGCGTGCAGGAATGCGAGAAGCGCGGGATCGAGCTGTGGGACCTGTCCGACGACGACCTCGCCGCGATCTCCCCGGAGCTGACCCCCGAGGTGCGGACCGTGCTGAGCGTCGAAGGATCGATTGCCTCCCGCAACGGTCGCGGCGGTACGGCGGGGGACCGGGTCGCCGAACAACTCGCCGAACTCCGCGCCCGCGCCGCCGACCACGCCAAGCACCTCGGCTAG
- a CDS encoding DNA-3-methyladenine glycosylase, which translates to MPVRRTSLARPVLEVAPALLGAVLRRTTDEGTVAVRITEVEAYDGPNDPGSHAYRGQTARNAVMFGPPGFLYVYFTYGMHFCMNISAGPDGQPSAVLLRAGEVTEGLDLARARRGAAPPTASATASASAATSASAATSASAATSAVPASASAEPAAPAGAGLRRIADRDLARGPARLCVALGITRDANGVDLLSRDSPVQLLPGTPFTGTPATGPRVGLREAADRPWRFWIPGEPSVSPYKPHVPKRR; encoded by the coding sequence ATGCCTGTACGCCGTACGTCGCTGGCGCGCCCGGTTCTCGAAGTGGCGCCGGCCTTGCTGGGGGCGGTGTTGCGCCGGACCACCGACGAGGGCACCGTCGCGGTCCGGATCACCGAGGTCGAGGCGTACGACGGGCCCAACGACCCTGGTTCGCATGCGTACCGGGGTCAGACCGCCCGCAACGCGGTGATGTTCGGCCCGCCCGGCTTTCTCTACGTCTACTTCACCTACGGCATGCACTTCTGCATGAACATCAGCGCCGGCCCGGACGGACAGCCGTCCGCAGTCCTCCTGCGAGCCGGCGAGGTCACCGAAGGCCTCGACCTCGCCAGAGCCCGCCGCGGCGCCGCCCCACCCACCGCGTCGGCGACCGCCTCGGCCTCCGCGGCGACCTCGGCCTCCGCGGCGACCTCGGCCTCCGCGGCGACCTCGGCCGTGCCGGCGTCGGCGTCGGCGGAGCCGGCCGCTCCGGCGGGTGCTGGACTTCGGCGGATCGCGGACCGGGATCTGGCTCGTGGACCGGCTCGGCTTTGCGTCGCGTTGGGGATCACTCGCGACGCCAACGGTGTCGACCTGCTGTCCCGAGACTCTCCGGTCCAGCTCCTACCCGGCACACCCTTCACCGGCACCCCAGCGACCGGCCCGCGTGTGGGACTTCGCGAAGCCGCCGACCGGCCGTGGCGGTTCTGGATCCCGGGGGAGCCGAGCGTCTCGCCGTACAAGCCGCATGTGCCGAAACGTCGTTAG